A window from Solanum stenotomum isolate F172 chromosome 7, ASM1918654v1, whole genome shotgun sequence encodes these proteins:
- the LOC125870679 gene encoding uncharacterized protein LOC125870679 — protein sequence MPPTKIQPIDSPTDRESIQSDTTKPVVKSRLKRFFDRPFPSVLRISSATEKPNAAGASNELANGKDGAVPEFEPSSVCLAKMVQNFIEENNEKPSPAKCGRNRCNCFNGTNNDSSDDEFDFADSAHSSFSDSADALKSLIPCATVVERNLLADISQIVEKNKACKSKNDLRKIVTDELLKLGYNASICKSKWEKAPSVPPGEYEYIDVIEEGERVLIDVDFRSEFEVARSTSSYKAVLQLLPFIFVGNSDRLLQIVSIASEAARQSLKKKGMHIAPWRKAEYIKAKWLSPHIRTAEATVKSEVKEKLLEEFESKQLSDSEFGELEMIFGGQSSYDSNSCTLLSSPPPPVKFSGSEEEKPVQPVMMTWEPPALKPKNCERGNKVIVPGLASLLREKP from the exons ATGCCTCCGACGAAAATTCAGCCGATCGATTCTCCGACAGACAGAGAATCGATCCAAAGCGACACCACTAAGCCTGTGGTGAAATCGCGACTCAAAAGGTTTTTTGACCGGCCGTTCCCCAGCGTCTTACGGATTTCGTCGGCGACAGAGAAGCCGAATGCTGCCGGCGCCAGTAATGAATTGGCAAATGGAAAAGATGGAGCAGTGCCTGAATTCGAGCCTAGCTCTGTTTGTTTGGCTAAGATGGTTCAGAATTTCATTGAGGAGAACAATGAAAAGCCTTCACCTGCTAAATGTGGTCGGAATCGTTGCAATTGCTTCAACGGAACCAACAATGATAGCTCCGATGACGAGTTTGATTTTGCTGACTCAGCACACTCCTCCTTTAGCGATTCTGCTGATGCTCTCAAG AGCTTAATTCCGTGTGCAACTGTTGTCGAGAGAAATCTGTTAGCTGATATCTCACAAATCGTTGAGAAAAACAAAGCTTGCAAGAGTAAGAACGATTTGAGAAAAATCGTCACCGATGAACTCTTGAAACTTGGCTACAATGCTTCCATTTGCAAATCCAAATGGGAAAAGGCTCCTTCTGTTCCTCCAG GTGAATATGAGTACATTGATGTGATTGAGGAGGGAGAAAGAGTGTTGATTGATGTAGATTTTCGATCGGAGTTTGAAGTTGCCCGATCAACTAGCAGTTACAAGGCGGTTCTTCAATTGCTGCCTTTCATCTTCGTCGGAAATTCCGACCGCCTGCTGCAAATTGTGTCAATTGCCTCAGAAGCCGCTCGGCagagtttgaagaagaaaggcATGCATATCGCTCCATGGCGTAAAGCTGAGTATATAAAAGCCAAATGGCTTAGCCCACACATCCGAACCGCCGAAGCCACAGTGAAGAGTGAGGTCAAGGAAAAGcttcttgaagaatttgagagtAAACAATTATCTGATTCTGAATTTGGAGAATTAGAGATGATCTTTGGTGGGCAATCGTCTTACGATTCCAATTCGTGTACGTTGCTTTCATCACCGCCGCCGCCGGTGAAATTTTCCGGCAGCGAGGAAGAGAAGCCGGTACAGCCGGTAATGATGACATGGGAACCTCCCGCATTGAAGCCCAAAAATTGTGAGAGAGGAAACAAAGTCATTGTCCCCGGATTGGCTTCCCTTCTCAGGGAAAAGCCCTAa